acatgtaaCATttcttagaatagaccacatattaggtcataaagcaagccttagctgaagccaaaacattgaaatattacaaagcatcttctctgtccataaggtcataaaagtagaaattaataacagtaaatcagggaaaaggaatcaaacacttggaaactaagcaATACCCAGctaaaaaatgactgggttaaagaagacattaaggttacaataaagaaattcataaaattcagtgagaatgaaaacacttcatatcagaacccttgggacacagtgaaagcagtgctcaggcttcgatttatatcaataaatgcacacctgcaaaaagaagaaagggccaaaatcaaagaattatccctacaacttgaacaagtagtaagagagcaacaaaggaaaacctcaggcaccagaagaaagcaaaaataaaaatcagagcagaattaaatgaaatagacaacagaaaaacaatagagttaacaagaccaaaagcggcttctttgaaaaaatcaacaaaattgataaaccaatgaCCAAactaacagaagaaaaacaggtaaaggaagcaaataacccaaatgagaaatgagatgggcgatatcacaagagacctaactgaaattaaaagaatcacatctggttattatggaaaattgtactctaacaaatttgaaaacctagaagaaatggatgaatttctagaaacacactgcctgcctgagctaacacaaacagaggtaaaccaaaaaaaccaaacccaatgctgtcgagtcgattccgacacacagcgaccctacaggacaaagtagaattgccccatagagtttccaaggagcgcctgccggattcgaactgctgaccttttggttagcagccatagcacttaaccactatgccaccagggtttcccaaacacaggtagaacaactaaacgaacccacaacaaaagaagagattcaaaaggtaatcaaaaaactcccaacaaaaaaaaaggcctggcgaggACCaattcactggagagttctaccgaactttcagagaagagttaacaccactcctaaaggtatttcggagcatagaaaaggatggaatactttcaaactcattctgtgaagccagcatatctctgataccaaaaccaggtaaagacaccacaagaaaagaaaattatagacctatatccttcatgaacatagatgaaaaaatgcttaacaaagttctagacaatagaattcaacatcatatcaaaaaaataattcaccatgactaagtgggagtcataccaggtatgcagggatggttcaacattagaataacaatgtaacccatcatataaataaaacaaaagagaagaaccacatcatcttatcaattgatgcagaaaaggtatttgacaaagttcaacaccgattcatgataaaaactctcagcaaaatacgaatagaaggaaaattcctcagcataataacgggcatttaaacaaagccaacagccaacatgatcccaaatggaaagagtctgaaagcattccccttgagatcaggaaccagacaaggatgccctttatcaccattcttattcaacattctgctggaggtcctaaccagagcaattaggctagacaaagaaatcgaagcatccagattggtaaggaagaagtcaaagtatctctatttgcagatgacataatcttatacacagaaaaccctaaagaattctcaggaaaactactgaaactaatagaagagttcagcacagcatcaggatacaaaataaacatacaaaaatcaggtggattcctctacactaacaaaaagaacattcaagaggAAAAcgcgaaatcaataccatttaaagtagcccccaagatgataaaatacttaggaataaatcttaccagagatgtaaaagacctatagaaagaaaactacgagaCGCTGCTGcaggaaagcaaaagagacccgcataagtggaaaaacataccttgctcacagataggaagacttaacattgtaaaaatgcctattctaccaaaagccatctatagatacaatgcgattccgatccaaattccaacgactttttttaatgagatggagaaagaaatcaccaacttcatatggaagggaaagaggccctggataagtaaagcattacggaaaaagaagaacaatgtgggaggcctccctatacctgattttagaacctattatacctccaaagtagtcaaaccagcctggtactggtacaacaacaatacatagaccaatggaacagaattgagaatccagacataaatccatccacatatgagcaactgatatttgataaaagctcaaagtcagttaaatgggtaaaagacagtttctttaacaaatggtgctggcttaacgggatatccatctgcaaaaaaatgaaacaagacccatacctcacgccatgcataaaaaataattcaaaatggatcaatggcctaaatataaaatctaaaacgataaagatcatggaagaaaaaatagggacaatgctaggagccctaatacatggcataaacagtatacaaaacattactaacgatgcagaagagaaactagataactgggagctcctaaaaatcaagcacctatgctcatccaaagactgggaaaaagtttttttagctatgacatttatgatcagcatctgatcactaaaatctacatgatactgcaaaaagtcaactacaaaaagacaaatgagccaagtaaaaaatgggcaaaggatatgaacagagacttgtctaaagaatacattcaggtagctaacagatacatgaggaagtgcttatgatcattagccattagagaaacgcaaatgaaaactacaatgagattccatctcacttcaacaaggctggcatgaatccaaaaaacacaaaataatgaatgttggcgaggttgtgaagagactggaacacttatacactgctggtgggaatgtaaaatggtacaatcactttggaaatcgatttggcccctccttaaaatgctagaaatagaaccaccacacaatccagcaatcccactccttggaatgtatcctagagaaataagagtcttgaCACGatcagatacatgcacacccatgtttactgcagcatctTTTAGAATaggaaaaagatagaagcaatcgACGTACCCATGaacagtcacacaatggaatactaagcattgataaagagcaatgatgaatctgtgaaatagttCATAATATagacgaatctggaaggcattatgcttagtgaaattagttgcaaaaggacaaatattgtatgagcccactattataagaactcgaaaaatagtttaaacagagaagaaaatattctttaattgctaggagagtggggagggaggagggagaggggttttcactaattagatcgtatataagaattattttaggtgaagggaaagacaacacacaatacaggagaggtcagcacaatgggactaaaccaaaagcaaagaagtctcctgaataaactgaacgcttcgaaggccagtgtaggaggggcggggatttggggaccatggtttcaggggacttctaagtcaattggcataataaaatctcctgaaaaaacattctgcatcccactttggagagtggtgtttggggtcttaaatgctagcaagtggccatctaagatgcttcaattggtctcaacccacctggaccaaaggaggatgaagaacaccaagaacacaagataattatgagcccgagagacagaaaggaccacataaaccagagaccacatcggcctgagaccagaagaaatagatggtgcctggctacaacctatgactgcccctgacagggaacataacagagaacccctgaaggagcaggagagcagtgggatgcagacctcaaattctcctaaaaagaccagactcaatgatctgactgagtctagaaggaccccagaggtcatggtccccggacctttgattagcccaagagaggaatcattcccaaagccaactcttcagacagggattggactggactatgggatagaaaatgatactgctgaatagtgagcttcttggatcaagtagactcatgagactatgtgggcagcccctatctggagaggagagggcagagggggtcagaaggtggccaaatggacataaattagagagtggagggaaggagtgtgctgtctcattaaaggaagagcaactagggcgatgtagccaggtgtatataagtttttatatgagagactgacttggtttgtaaactttcacttaaagcacaataaaaaaaaagttgcagccttggaaaccctatggggaatttctactctgttctatagcgtcaccatgagtcagaatcgactcaacaccacACAAAATAGCAGTGTttggagaggctgggggagaAAACAGAGACTATGGGTAGCCCTAGTGAGAAGCTTTTCTGTTCCTGGCAGCAGTGTGCCTGACTACACTTAGAGCTCAGTAGCCTTCACTGCAGTCTGCTTTCACCAGCATGAATTCTGAGGGAAGAGTTGGGACAGCAAAGAGGGTGATTACTCATAGGTCTACTCTCACAACAAGCTCTGGTGTTGAGCTGGAGCTCTGCAGCCACACAACGATACCTCCTTGATGATGCCGGGCATGATCTCACAGATGAGGGgtccccctccccccttccctGGATTCTTCAGAGCTGGATGGAGGAACCAGAGGGAAAGCCCACCTTCCTGAGCATAGCCATAACATCCACTTCCCTCGACTACTTGTCAAGTTCTCTACCAAGATGGGGGCGgtaggcgggggggggggggggaagggccAGAAAATCAAGAAACAATGTCGAGTGATGATAAAAGTAAATCTAGTGAACAAAAGACTGAGTCCAAGGGTGAACAAAAGTGTGAGCCCAAGTGTGAACAAGAGTGTGAGTCCAAATGTCAGCCCAGCTGTTTAAGGAAGCTGTTGCAACTGTGCTCTGACAAGTGCCCACGCAACAAGTGTCCATCACCATGCGCACCAAAGTGCCCCTCTGTACCCCCCGCCATGCTCCCCTCCATACCCCCCCAAGCCCTGTACCAAGCCCTGTCCTCCTAAATGTCCCTCTCCCCGCCCACTCCAGGAGTGAGGCACCACGGGCACCACCATCATCTTCACCATATACAGCAACATGGGGTTGGGGGCTGAAACCAGGAACTGAAAAGTAAATGTGTTCCCctgctgtgcaaaaaaaaaaaaaaaaaaatagatgaatggaAACGCAAAATGCGACCTATAGTTACAcacaatattattcaaccataaaaagcaatgaagttctGAAACATGCGATAAATGCATGGACCGTGAAAACACtgttctgagtgaaataactgaAATCCCAAGAAGGATCCCGCTTTACCTGAAAATCTACAATATGCAAAGATATAGAGCAGATTAATGGCTAGGAGGGATGGAGGCAGAAAGCATGAGGAGTGATTGCTAAAAACCAAGCAATGACAAAAAGAATcttcaaaaccaaatgaaaagaaaCCTATGAAATCCTACCATGTATTACAGATTAAATACcgtatttaaaaatacatgataTTTTACAATATAAAACCAGGCCAATCCCCATTCTGCCAACAAGAGTACATAACTACTACAAAGTAGGTCATCATGTTGGGAATAGCATATGAAGCAGGCTGGGCAAGCTGCAAGTAATCCATTGGTACTACAAAGAAGCAGTTACTGGATTATTCCAGAAGGAGGTGTCGGTATACTTTGGGGCAGTAGAATCTACCACAATGGAGACTCACCATAAGGCTCAGAAGTCCTTGGTGGGTCAAAGTGAGGTAGGAGGCATGTGTGGAGTCAACTGGGGTCCACCATGGTCATTTGACATCCTCTGTTGTGTTTGAAGCTAAACATAATatgggggaaaataaagaaggtcaGGTCACCCTATCAGAAAAACAGGATGCTGAGATGAGACTTCCAGTGCTAGCAGCATCCTGAGGCTTCAGAAAAGAAAGGACTCAGGGAAGTTAAGAGCCATGTCTATTCACAGGTGGGCCTCCCCAAGCTCTCTAGATCCAACTTCCCTGCCCTCCCTCAGGCACAGGGCTTCCCCATGCCCTCCCCTGTCCTTATTCCACCCCAAGCCCTGCCCTGCTTCTCGCACTTCCAAGGAACTGGCACCAACCCTACCTGGGAAGGTAGGGATCAGAACTAGAGATGAGACAAACCAGGGGAAATCCAGTCCATTCTCTCTTGGGTTCCTGAGGCCTCCTGTGACAGAAAAGACAAGGGGTGTGGCTGGGAAGCACTACTATAAATAGGGCATCTGTCATCTTCTTCCAGATTGTTCAAGGAACACAGACCCAGTTCCTCAATCCCCTCACCTGTCAGCTGCTCTGACTCACCAGATCTAGGCTCGGCCCCATACATCTGCTCAGGTGTGACTGAGACCTTTGCCTGTATCTCAcacatctcagcacaggggcaCATCAGAAGATTCACCCTACCCACAGCCAAGGTTGGAGGGATTCTGGCTGTTTAACCTTGTATCTGGCTGTTTCTCAGCCAACTGAGGTCCCGTCAACTTAGGGTTCTTGGGGCCTTCTCTTCCCAGGCCCAGGTGTGTTTTCCCTACCTCCTGGTTACCAGTGCTCTTTGACTATATAGAAAGGCAGCCAGTTTTGGGTCAGGTGTGctttcatttttagaaatttcagggggtcttttgcagcagatttgcccaatacaaaatGTCAATGTGACACctttcatttttagaaatttaagggggtcttttgcagcagatttgacaatGCAAAATGTCCTTTGgtgtcctgactgctgcttccatgggtcttcaTTGTGGATTCAAGGCgcatgaaacccttgacaacttcaaatttgtctacattttctttatgttcagtatAATCcgcactgaaggctatagtctttgacctttatcagggagtgcttcaagccttcattttcagcatgcaaggtgtGTCAGCTGCATATCCCAGATTGTCAATGACTTTCCTCCAGAcctcatgccccattctttttcatatagtccagcttctcagactgttTATTAAGCATAGAGCTTGAAAAAGGGAGATGAAAGAATACAATGTTGCCACATCCCTTTTCCATGGACACACAGAAGGGCCCAAGTCCCCCAGATGCTCCACTCACAACCTCCAGTAGAGTACCCCAATGATGCCTAAATGTTCTTGCTTAGCACATTTTAATGACacacagggacatgcacagacacacagactTAAACgcacttaaacacacacacacacaacagacaTGCACTGACCAGTGTCATGTCGGTAAAAACTTATCAATCCTCTCTGTGGGGGGGAGTGTGGTAAATCTTGATTTGTAGAGATTGACAATTTCCCTGATATAAATAATTCCGCCATGGCCCATCTGAAGCTACCAGCCTGATGTCACTGACCCACACTTGGGCAGAGATAAACACCGTCTACTATTCCAAGTTAACAGGAGCTGATTCCAGCATACCTGATCCACTTTCCTATTAGTACGTACACACATTCCACCTGCACAATGAGAAGGACCCTTAACTCCCATCCCTAATATGTAAACCAAGTATCACCGTACATTTCCAGGAGACACAGCTCCTCACAACTCTTGAACACACACATATAACTACTACCCACACCCTGAATACACAAACATACCACCTCATACTGCCTATAGTCTTaagacaaaaaccctatggactgtGAATACTCACAGCCATTCCTACAGCTATGTATATACTCTCCACACGTGCCtgaacacacacatgtacaaCCAAGAGGACCCAGATATACTCACTGAATACCATACACACAATTAAGCTCTCTAACACcaccaagttcaaaatctcacCTCATAAAAAAATAGGCCACCCTAAAACAGACCCACACGAAATTCTACATCTCTAAAACATACATAACACACAATTCCCAAATGCATGCACAATTTATATAAACcctctcagtttccaaatgtACATCCTGAACCTCCCACATCTTCCAGAATAAACACCCCAGAAAACCAATGAAACCAAATACACACACAACCACATACAAACTGTATTATTAACATATAAGTACATCCCATGAACACTGAAAACGTACATACGAGCTATACCACCAAATTCTGCAAGAATTAGACCAGAATTGGCACAAAGAAGAACCCTAACTGCCTTCATACAGATACAAGCCCTCCATACACTCACTCAAAACCCAACCACGGGTATACACCTCACACATTCAGAGATGCAGGTAAAACTTCAAAACATCAACAATCCTTGCACTCTAGCTAACATACATACACAACCCACACCATTATGCACCCATGCGCTCACACATGCCAGAGAcagcatacacagacacacacgaaTACCCCCAATTCCTCAAAGTGTACATCACCCAAAACACTATAGATTATCACATGTCTCTAGAATACAGCCTCCCTTCCTCAACATCCGAACATGCCCAAATACACCTTGAAACACCCTAATATTCTCCAAAGAAACACGTGTAGAATACTCCAAGAATAATTCACCCACCCACTCCTGACTTACACACACCAGTATATACTCCTCACTTACAATGAAATATCTCTTGCACATCCTGAATAAATACACTGGAACCCCGTTCCGGGTCCATTATCTCATGTTCCGAAACAGCCACATTCTCAGTATCTCACACATAACCATGTCAACCTGCATCTACTACATGTAAAAACAATTCTCCCACTCCATGTGCAAATACACAGCCCCATCTTTTCATCAGATACACGCCTCCTCATTTCACATTACATACCATACTCCCTACTGAAAAATATTACACCTAGCTCTAGATAATATTCATCCAAACGGCCATGCCCCTTCATGAAACACACAAACTCATTACACATACAACTGTCCGCATACCCCAAACATAACCTAAATTATCCAGGATACTAAAAGTTGGCAAAAATATGGCCCTattgaggcaggcagcctcagagcctaacccttctgagagacacctgctctggcttatcctcccACACTGAGCAGAATAAGCTGCACATTCTTTTAAACTTGTCCTCGACAAGGTGACTACAGAAAGGGCCATAGATGGCCTCCACCTGCCTCTGGGTagagacttaacatcctaatgaaaGAGAATCAACCTCTTCTGCCATCCTGGGGATggaacccttgtctaaagaaaaggCATAGTCATCACCAAGCTCTGAGCTCCTGcctgaaggtcaatcctgaatattcatgaggaatttgcatttccttgtctgctgtcCTAAAAGCTTACCTCTccaagctgcctgtgagcagtcttggagggAACAGTCCCGATTGCTCCCTTCTGTGTACAGGGAGATAAAGGCGTCTTTCTGATATCCCACCTCACCCTCTTCTTTATTGGCTATAGCAAGTCATGCCAAGCAAAACCTGGGTTTTTCACCTGGCAACACTACATGTTCCAATATCAATATAACCTCACACTGCCTGCCTACACATAGTCCAACAATCCAAAATACTCCAACAGAAATCAATTCCCAATTTTCCACAGTACGTTTCCAACCCAGACCAAACATGGAAGAATGCTTGTGCAACTCCAGGAAAGCACCCAAAGCAACACATTCACACAGCATGCCCTGAGTACACACCAGTGATCCTCCCTCATTccccaaataaacaaaaagaacaggccctacacccaaactaatacacacaggcacactcccTCAGATGCCCATTGTAAAGCAGAGAAACACATTCCAAACCCTACAAGAACACACTCATACTGAACCACAAATATTCATGCAGACACCACCAACCCACACATTTCAATACAAATATCAACTTCCCAAGAACCCATTCAACACATACACAACCCCCAAATTGTGAATTCATAGAAACACATTTCCAACAGAGTCCCAAATAATAGGGACAGGAGCACTCACACCTCTCAACATACGAGGCCTGCAACTGTATCTCTGCCCTATTTCCAGAATACACAACACTGCACAAGTACTTCACCCtcaaaaatcaaacacaaaactTTCTCATCTCCTCAAGTACACACACGGACCACCGACAGCCTCTTAATATACACACGTGCCTCACATTCCAAATGCACCCACAGAGACTCACTCCACTGCTCCAGGATAGAAACACAAATACAGCAGCACCTTAAAGCCTCAAATGCACACACAGTTGTGTGCTGACAAAGGATTACACACCCACACTGGCTTTCTGCAGAATTATACACACGTACAAAATGTCCCAGATACACATGGAGGAGTGGCACACACTTTACTGATCTCAATCGAACATGCAGTACTCGTGACTGGAAATCTTTTATACACACATCATTAGCAGGAGGCTTTTGTAGATCTTTGCAAACCTCTTGCATCCTTAACCCACCATGCTTGCAAGTCGATCATGATTCCATGCACGACAGTACATATAAACGCTTGGTTTTTAGTCAATTCAGCAAAGTCACTCACTTCCTGAGCAAATTAGTGTCATTTGAACATGAATATTGGTTGACGTGTTTCTTACGTtaacaaggaagacctaagatAAGTGAGGTCGTAGGCTGGAACTTGACTGAATTTTCCTTGACACGAGCTCTTTCTGTGCTTAAACAGAGAGTGCTTTTCAAATCCTTAAAGATTGTTCAAAATTAGGTATTCTTCAGAACGCAACAGATAATGACTTGACACACTTGTCAGTTTAAACTGGCATTATTGAAATTTCCTCCCCCATTTTCAGTCCACCAAGTAGGAAAACAATCACTGCAGTCCTGAGATGCAGCCTTTGCCATTTCCCGTGGTATAAATACTGCCAGCACAGGACAAACTGGCAACCTGAGGGCACTGAATTCTACACCAGGAAAGGGGATCTCCCTGTACAAAACCCACGCCTGCAAATAACCCAAGAGCCTTTAGGAGGGTAAAGCATAGCAGCAACATTACCAAGGATGTTTGCGTGCCCCTTACCTTCCTTTGTAATAGAACTGACCTATGAGAAAGCGGAAGAGCGGTGCGCTCCTGTGTGCAGGGTCTGAGGCCTCCCCTggcacagcccagcccagccgcGAGACCTACCCTTAGGGACCCTGCCCTTCCTGCTCCTGCCCGCGCGCCTCCCAGAAGGGGACCTTCCGCAACTGACGCCTGAGGCCCTTAGAGGGCATCAGTTCGCGCGTCCCGAGCCCTGTCCCAGGAGGTTGTACGCATGCGTGAGCTCCTAAACCAGGGCGGGCTTAGCGTCGCACCGTCATGCCTCCTTACCTAAAGCATACCCTTTGctgtgagtggattctgactcacagccaccccataaAATATAGGACAAGGtgaaactgacccatagagtttgcaaggagtggatggtggatttgaactgccaactttttgttagcagctgggctTTTAACTACTTTGCAACCAGGCCTCCACTTAAAATACAGTATCCTGGAATTGGGAAGAGTGCTCTTCCACATTTAGATGCACTCTGGACCACATTCATTCCTTCTGCAGAATGGACTTTCaaaaaatactgtttctttttcctattcactTTGAAAATTCCAGTACAGAACTGCACAACCAAAGAATTTCAGACCTGGGAAACGTAAGACATAGTTTCTCCCGACGCCATTCCTAAGGTTTTTCCCACTACATTTACTGTCATACGGTATATTTCCTGCTGCATTTATTTAATACATAGGCATTTTCACAATAAATGTTGAGGCACCAATGTTTTGTCTGAAACTTACTTGTTACCTTGATTGACCAAGAGAGTTGAGAGGCAGCTCCCAGAAAGTAGTAGCTTCTGGCTTTCCTTAGGTCCTTGTTCCTTGTAAGCAGAATGGCTTAAGCCACATCCTTAGCATTTCTGAAATTGAATAAAAATTTATGGAATTTTTgttccaaaataaatatttatggaatgaaaagaagtccatttacaatagcatttaagaaaataaaacatataggAATAAATGTACCCAGTGATGTGAAaggcttatacaatgaaaattataaaatgctgctgaaagatattaaagaagacttaaatagatGGGAAGACATTCCGTGCTCATGGATTGGACGACTTAAAATGGTCAAGGTGTCAATACtacacaaagtgatctacagatagaaTGCAAACCTAATCAAAATTACTATAGTTTTCTTtagataaatggaaaataatcCTCATTGTTCTGTGAGAagacaagaggccccaaatagccaaagcaatttcgtaaaggaagaacaaagtcacaggcctcacacttcctgacttcaaaacatattCCACACCTACAgtaaatcaaaacagcctggtactggttcaatggtAGACAAATAGACTAATgatacagaattgaaaatccagaaataaatccaagcCTCTGTGGTCAATCGATTTTCGACACAGGAGTCAAATCCGTTcaaaggggaaagaagagtctcttcaacaaatggtgctggctaaactggatttccacaagcagaaaaatgaaacaagatctatacctgacaccatacacaaaaactaaatcagtaCGGTTCAAGGACCTAAATTTACGTTTAGAACCAtacagttcttggaagaaaatttaGGAGTAAACCTTTTGGACATATATGGTTTTCAAACAGTTTATCAAACTCAATAGTGAATGCACAAGcattagaaaacaaaatagataactgggaccgcataaaagttaaatactgatgttcatcaaaggacttcataaaaatagggaaaagacagcctacacactgggaaaaattcTTTGGGAATGATAAAGTGATCagagtctaatatctaaaatatatagcaaACTTCCACAACTtaatcaaaagacaaataaccatacCAGAAAacgggcaaagaacatgaacagacatttcaccaaagagaatattcaaatggccaccagacacatgagaagatgctcagcatcattagcatcagggaaatgcaaaccaaagccacaatgacataccatttcactccaactacgatggctaagataaaataatcaaaaacaaaaaaagggaaaacaacaagccttggaggggatgtggagatattggaaccctcatcctttgctggtgaaaatgcaaaatgatgTAGCTATTTTGCAAAATAGTCTGGTGGTTCCTAAAACAACTGAAGGTAGAGctgccatataacccagcaatcccactgcagGTGTATACCCTAGGGATCTATAGAAGTGCCATGAACAAACCTATGCACACCtattttcattgcagcactattcacaatagcaaaaagatggaaacaacctaagttcctGTCAATA
The sequence above is drawn from the Elephas maximus indicus isolate mEleMax1 chromosome 9, mEleMax1 primary haplotype, whole genome shotgun sequence genome and encodes:
- the LOC126082514 gene encoding LOW QUALITY PROTEIN: late cornified envelope-like proline-rich protein 1 (The sequence of the model RefSeq protein was modified relative to this genomic sequence to represent the inferred CDS: deleted 1 base in 1 codon) encodes the protein MSSDDKSKSSEQKTESKGEQKCEPKCEQECESKCQPSCLRKLLQLCSDKCPRNKCPSPCAPKCPSVPPAMLPPYPPKPCTKPCPPKCPSPRPLQE